A single window of Cervus canadensis isolate Bull #8, Minnesota chromosome 17, ASM1932006v1, whole genome shotgun sequence DNA harbors:
- the LOC122419623 gene encoding creatine kinase U-type, mitochondrial: MAGPFSRLLSARPGLRLLALAGAGSLAAGFLLRSEPVRAASERRRLYPPSAEYPDLRKHNNCMASHLTPAVYARLCDKTTPTGWTLDQCIQTGVDNPGHPFIKTVGMVAGDEETYEVFAELFDPVIQERHNGYDPRTMKHTTDLDASKIRSGYFDERYVLSSRVRTGRSIRGLSLPPACTRAERREVERVVVDALSGLKGDLAGRYYRLSEMTEAEQQQLIDDHFLFDKPVSPLLTAAGMARDWPDARGIWHNNEKSFLIWVNEEDHTRVISMEKGGNMKKVFERFCRGLKEVERLIQERGWEFMWNERLGYILTCPSNLGTGLRAGVHIKLPLLSKDSRFPKILENLRLQKRGTGGVDTAATGSVFDISNLDRLGKSEVELVQLVIDGVNYLIDCERRLERGQDIRIPPPLPNKH; the protein is encoded by the exons ATGGCTGGTCCCTTCTCTCGTCTGCTGTCTGCGCGCCCCGGGCTCAGGCTCCTGGCTTTGGCTGGAGCTGGGTCTCTCGCCGCTGGGTTTCTGCTCCGATCGGAACCTGTTCGAGCCGCCAGTGAACGAAGGAGGCTATATCCCCCGAG TGCTGAGTACCCAGACCTCCGAAAGCACAACAACTGCATGGCCAGTCACCTGACCCCGGCAGTCTATGCCCGTCTCTGCGACAAGACCACACCCACTGGCTGGACGCTAGATCAGTGTATCCAGACTGGCGTGGACAACCCTGGCCACCCCTTCATCAAGACTGTGGGCATGGTAGCTGGTGATGAGGAGACCTATGAG GTATTTGCTGAGCTGTTTGACCCTGTGATCCAAGAGCGACACAATGGGTATGACCCCCGAACGATGAAACATACCACCGACCTGGATGCCAGCAAG ATCCGTTCTGGCTACTTTGATGAGAGGTATGTATTGTCCTCGAGAGTCAGAACTGGCCGAAGTATCCGGGGACTCAGCCTGCCTCCAGCCTGTACTCGGGCAGAGCGACGAGAGGTGGAACGTGTCGTCGTGGATGCGCTGAGTGGCCTGAAGGGTGACCTGGCTGGACGCTACTATCGGCTCAGTGAGATGACAGAGGCCGAGCAGCAGCAGCTAATTGAT GACCACTTCCTGTTTGATAAGCCTGTATCCCCATTATTAACCGCAGCAGGAATGGCTCGAGACTGGCCAGATGCGCGTGGAATCTG gcACAACAATGAAAAGAGCTTCTTGATCTGGGTGAATGAGGAGGATCATACACGGGTCATCTCCATGGAGAAGGGAGGCAACATGAAGAAAGTGTTTGAAAGATTCTGCCGAGGCCTCAAAGAG GTGGAGCGGCTGATCCAGGAACGTGGCTGGGAGTTCATGTGGAATGAGCGTCTGGGATACATCTTGACCTGTCCGTCTAACCTGGGCACTGGACTTCGGGCAGGAGTGCACATCAAACTGCCCCTGCTGAGCAAG GATAGCCGCTTCCCAAAGATCCTCGAGAACCTAAGGCTCCAAAAACGTGGAACTGGAGGAGTAGACACAGCGGCCACAGGCAGTgtctttgatatctctaatttggACCGACTGGGCAAGTCAGAG GTGGAGCTGGTGCAGCTGGTCATCGATGGAGTAAACTACCTGATTGACTGTGAACGGCGTCTGGAGAGAGGCCAGGATATCCGCATCCCTCCACCTCTCCCCAACAAGCATTAA
- the LOC122454902 gene encoding proline-rich receptor-like protein kinase PERK9, translated as MHLLQGPISGERERLTSLLSTTPFLQPTLRSDSIPTSPHADLPTLTLSPADAQARQDPSSSRRPHAPISSLADPPPLRAPHSAPERPPGHYQPGPSAPTEPTPPSPPPQIPPPAPSHSPTAPGPHSPASLRSRSRTCRQRHLTAAQSKRNFSSVPPISGGRAPAADLIGTGFHSRSSLHSSPHFGSSLASHSAPALSLPASPPSSRFLSQQLLP; from the exons ATGCACTTGTTGCAGGGCCCCATTAGTGGTGAAAGAGAAAG GCTCACCTCTCTCCTCTCTACAACCCCCTTCCTCCAGCCGACTCTCCGGTCCGACTCCATTCCCACCTCGCCTCACGCGGACCTGCCCACTCTGACCCTCTCCCCTGCAGACGCCCAGGCTCGGCAGGACCCCTCTTCCTCACGCAGACCTCACGCGCCCATCTCTTCTCTCGCGGACCCCCCTCCTCTGCGCGCGCCTCACTCCGCTCCGG AGCGGCCCCCCGGCCACTACCAACCAGGGCCCTCCGCACCAACGGAGCCCACTCCACCCAGCCCACCCCCTCAGATaccgcccccagcccccagccactCCCCCACCGCCCCGGGCCCTCACTCACCCGCCTCCCTGCGCTCGCGCAGCCGAACCTGCCGGCAGCGACACCTGACAGCGGCCCAATCAAAGCGCAACTTCTCTTCGGTGCCACCAATCAGCGGAGGGCGCGCACCGGCTGCGGA TCTGATCGGCACCGGCTTTCACTCCCGCTCCAGCCTCCACTCCAGCCCCCATTTCGGCTCCAGCCTCGCCTCGCACTCAGCTCCGGCTCTCAGCCTGCCTGCATCGCCCCCCTCCTCCCGGTTCCTGAGCCAGCAGCTCCTGCCCTAA